Proteins encoded by one window of Manis pentadactyla isolate mManPen7 chromosome X, mManPen7.hap1, whole genome shotgun sequence:
- the LOC118935129 gene encoding uncharacterized protein LOC118935129 codes for MCSQNLTKVASREEVSKGSLRRRLNSGRSDARGHLDTRKGKRGPLLHNIETPLRSDSHGPWPNRDQRSQEHRPRPSDPRTAPYRPRLLMIPPRLSSAVLLTQPLYHNPAPEPQPGLVGGPAAAWPGPRPRPSWSYARPRTHARTSRHASARTTNKPRAAQQSERGEMDGRVQLIKALLALPIRPQTRRWRNPIPFPETFDGDTDRLPEFIVQTGAYMLVDETLFSSDALKVTFLITRLTGPALQWVIPYIRKQSPLLNDYRGFLAEMKRVFGWVEDEDF; via the coding sequence atgtgcTCCCAGAACCTCACTAAAGTGGCGTCCAGAGAAGAGGTCAGCAAAGGATCATTACGGAGGAGACTGAACAGCGGGAGGAGTGACGCGCGAGGACACCTCGACACCCGGAAGGGAAAAAGAGGCCCCCTCCTTCACAACATAGAGACACCATTACGGAGCGATTCCCATGGACCCTGGCCCAACCGGGATCAAAGGAGTCAGGAACATAGGCCACGTCCCTCTGACCCACGCACCGCCCCCTACAGACCACGTCTGCTCATGATTCCGCCCCGCCTCTCCTCTGCGGTATTGCTTACCCAACCCTTGTATCACAACCCTGCGCCCGAGCCCCAGCCTGGCCTTGTGGGCGGTCCTGCCGCTGCCTGGCCCGGCCCTCGTCCCCGCCCATCCTGGTCCTACGCCCGCCcccgcacgcacgcacgcacttCCCGCCACGCCTCCGCGCGGACCACTAACAAGCCTCGCGCAGCTCAGCAAAGCGAGCGCGGCGAGATGGACGGCAGAGTGCAGCTGATTAAGGCCCTGCTGGCCCTGCCTATTCGACCCCAGACGCGTCGCTGGAGGAACCCCATTCCCTTCCCCGAGACGTTTGACGGCGACACCGACCGGCTCCCGGAGTTCATCGTGCAGACGGGCGCCTACATGCTAGTGGACGAGACACTGTTCTCCAGCGATGCCTTGAAGGTGACGTTCCTCATCACACGCCTGACGGGACCGGCCCTGCAGTGGGTGATCCCCTACATCAGGAAGCAGAGCCCCCTCCTCAATGATTACCGGGGCTTCCTGGCCGAGATGAAGCGGGTCTTTGGATGGGTGGAGGACGAGGACTTCTAG